A region of the Melitaea cinxia chromosome 1, ilMelCinx1.1, whole genome shotgun sequence genome:
tagttgttgttcagttcgcagagttataaaataaaaaatgtctaaaataaaagtagttaagttactccttattatatcagctatctgccagggaaagtcccgtcaaaatcgatccagccgtttcagagattagccggaacaaacagacagacagacaaaaattgtaaaaaaatgttattttggtatatgtaccgtgtccatatacatttagtaaaaagcggttattttaatattgcaaacagacactccaattttatttattagtatagatgtatagataataatatctGTTACTGGCACACGTAATTTGTAAAGGCAGCTTTTCTGTTCTTTAGcatcatatattaatttaatttataaaaaataacatcaaataCATGTTCTACCATGGCAGCTTATTAAGGTGTCTGAACCAGCCGCCCGCTTTTAAACTAAATTGATTAGGTAGTTAATATATGTGCGGGTGTCTTAACTATCTGTAAGCCAGCATTCAAATAACATTAACCCTACAGAATATGAACCTGTCTttgtatcatatttatttttcatttgtatacTTATAGAACATTGTTTTAGTTATCATTTCATCGCATTGCACTCAAGTGATACAAATCGAGAAAggttcaagaaaaaaaaaatttaggtacTACCATTGCCAACgacctttttatatatattacataaagtaAACAGAATGGTTTGACAATGGCtcatgttattaatttgttttgattAGCGGAAACGCCGGCAAGCGGCAGTTTTGAATGATAGATGACTCGCGACAATGCTCCTACGGGGACGAGTGTGGGCGTAGTCTTGACAGCCAAAATCTGCACTTTCCTTTGACTTTCTCTCGGAGGTGCGAAAGGTGCTTACAGGGCACGCAATGGTTATTCGGTAGCCGGCACAGCATAAGTGTACGCGCACTAATCGAGAACCAGTCGAGGCGCTCGTTAACACATGGTGCATTGCGCTCTTTATCGGTATTTAAAACACCTGCATAACATTCGCGTATTTATAAAAGTCAGCTTTGTTAAAAAAGTCATATTAAAAGTTGTGAAGTGAGATGTTAGTACATCATGGCGCGTACAAATGAAATAGTGTTTGTAGCTCTGTTTTTCGCGCTACGAAGCGGCACGCCTGCGCGTTTTCCTGTAAGTATGTCTATAAATAAACAAGGGCGGGCGGCGCCTCACTAgtgttttttatcattttacaaTAAGGCTTTTGATATCAAAACTTTATATacacattataatataaattttgtcacTATAGTCTTACTTTTCACTAGAAGTGTATTATAGTTAGTTTATGTACACAAAGTGATTTTATACGATTATTGTCTATAGAGAAggcttaaaattttactaaaactatCACAAAATAATCAGGGAAGCAGTAGGgtgttataaaaatttacagtacaaaacttaaacaaataaataataataatcatatccGCATGACCCGATGGCAAGAATGCTTGCTGCTATATAAATAGGTATCTACATTCAttcgtgaaaaaaaatatcttctaCTAAAATGACGGACAAATAGGTGCAAAAACCTTAAAAGTGCGAAAGTTAAACGTATCGAGTATTGTTGTAAATTGTAGTTCATAGAAACGATCTATTTAACTTGTTGCTTGTACACTTatgattgtatttaaatttttacaagaTGAAGATAATTCGTAGCTGACTTCTGTTTAATTAAATCACATTAAATGCCTATTCAACGTCATTAACAGATTAtatatacgattcagcctgtaatatcccactgttggccataggcctctttgcccatgtaggataaggatcagaCTTTAATCTGTGatggactaagctctgatccatgtgctactccaatgcgggttggcggatataagtatttatttatatcttaagaAAGCTTAATGTTTTGGGCTAATACTAGATGTTCAGCTTTCTTGACtcttttaatctttatttttttattagaaaagatTTCTACCAGTATTAAAATTCaacatgtttaattttttatagtttaaaaaaagacgacagtaaaaagtaaaaaattcaaactaaattattaacCTTAACGTTTCATTAAACGTACCCATctatataacacaaaaaatactttttaatattcgtaaaaaccaagttaaaactttaaataaatattaaaatttgtattagtCTTCCGTTATGTTCcgttatgtttatatacaattaattaCATACAGCGTAGTCCCCTTCGAagtaagaaaaacaaaaataaaaataaatacataacattTACTGAGAAATGCTCTTGCTTTAAAATTCTTCACACCACAAGTGAAATGTCAATACATGTGTCATTCATATTTCTAACGGGTACTTTCTGATGTATGTGGTATTCATTATTTGTAcggaaaataagaaaataagacAAAGATTCCTTGACTTCTCTCTTACCACTTTGTTATTATGTGAGAGTTTATTTAGGTCGAGgttgttatttgaaataattttatttaaaaaaaatgtattatttttttgtgatacGGGACAATTAACTTTTTAGATATTAtagcaattttattatttttaggttataattataatgcccAAGTCAACCTAAGATACTTTCACACAAATCTTCAAGGCTAATAATTAGTGTAATCGAAAATacgctataataatatttaaatcgtTTGTGAGATAGGATTGACAAATTAATGCATTCCTTTACGAAAAATGTATTATCTAATCAGAACACTCACAATCAGTTACAACAACTTTCACTACCTACTTCTTTGTGATCtgaattgtataattttattttggcaATTATATTGCATAACTTAATAGAGCCTTAGGTTTGTCCCGCACTAAATCACGTAGAGAAGTTGCACAACCGTAAGCATCACGTAGTAAGACGTTTTTTACTCGCTTCTCGATGATTCACGGCGCGGGGCTTTATTGTTCCCGACGGTGCACGGTGTAGCGGAGGTGCGACGTGATGCCAGACTCTACGTAATTGTGATCGATACAAATGACTTTCATCCGGAACGCGACGTAATACGGACAAttgaattgtaaaattaatgaCTTTTAAAGCTACTCGTAATTCTTGCAGATTCATAAAAGAGAATGTTATTGTCTTGCATTGTATTAAtggaaaacaaataaatttgacTTTCCCCTTTACTTTGCTTGAGGTCGCTAATGTCGAGTCTATATACTGGGCTGACTCACATGTTCATTTCGGTTTCACTCACCTCTAGAGTTTGTTAGTTTAATAACATCGTAACACTTATTTACGAGAGTAtcgattataaataataattagactgTAAGTAATGCACATACATACGAACACATAgtaaaagtgaaaataattatgatattttttgatacgctgttgtaaaaaatattaactcgttattttttacgtcaaggttttttaaaagtaatgctTGATAATAAAAACCTAATGGCGTGTTACATTTTTTGCTTATCGTCTGAGAATTTTTAATTCGGGCCAATTAATGTAATGACTTTGTTTGCTCGACAATTTATTTAACACGCTTATTCTTTAATTGGAGCAAACGAAGGCATATGTGGTAAAAGCGATGTGACtttataagattatttaaaaaatacgcatCACTTGCTATTCGTCTTAGAGTTGACAGGCGACCCCGTTATCAGGGTCTTGTCGAGTTCACTCGAGACGTTCTTGACACCGACATCGATTACGTTAATTTGGGTGCTCAAATATACTACTTCCGTAGGGAAAactataagaaaatataattacaagaTTGAGGAAATTAAGAACACccatagctatttttttatgttatgatatgcaggtatataaaaacattatatacttaTCCTTTTTTATcctcttacaaaaaaataattacattcatTTCTAATCATATGTGTTTTcgaataagtaaatattagcATACCTTCTGGTATTAGTAAGTGTCCCAAATAATTGCAATGAGGTCGTTAAATTAGCATACGAACATTGAGTTACGGTTGTTGTTAGTTCATCACAACAAGACATTGTTTATAGAAATTGTAGAACTTTTGTTTTTGAACACAAGAATACTTTTACTATATTGTAGTGGCCacggtatttatttattataggatATACTGCCATTTCATGGATGGTGGTCGAGCGGCCTAAAATCAGAGGAGAATTCAGAACAGTCCAGCAAGGACGTGCAAGTTGTGTATTTGCCTGCACTGGTGCCACGAGAAGCACAGTCCGAAGGGTATTCAGCAAAAGATGATATTCCATTACCATACAGCTTCGACGCTTTCGGGAGGTACGTTTTTACgttttgatgatgatgaaattgtttttaatattttaattccatAGATATAATGTTGGAGAGTAGTCGAGTAATTTAAAGTATAGAGTTTACGGTTAATTACTATAACATAATTTGCAACATTGAATTAGATTAAAACTCAAAGAGATCAAATTGATTAAATCTcatagatattaataaaataactggaGTCTTGATATTTATCTTAATAGCCTACAGTTCCTGAAGTATTCACTGTCTTCTTTTCCTTGTAATGGCTTTTATttccttaaataataaaatttgttgttgATTGTTATATAGtgtttatgtttaaattatatcagTTGCTAAAGCTATTCTCCATCCAGGATTTTCTATGAAACTACTTCATTTCcgttttttatcattaataattaaaattcccATCTATGttacttataaatatgtaagtatagtgtatataatatctatattgtGATAATTTACACAACAACGTCGAAATGTAGTTAAAATAGTTGAAGGTTTATAACAACTTTTTACACTAATATTACATACACACTGACACGATTTATCTTTTTCTGTGTACCtatgtttagtattttagaaaattataattcCAACTTTTGTGTGTAGCCAAGTCTATGTTGCTAATGTGTTTACCGAGTTTTTATTCGGTAAAATTCAGTTCagcacatttttaaatatataatctgtATGGTGGAATATATAATCTGTATAGCAGCCTAGAATTAAAGTAACCGTTATCTCTAGAGCCAATTTGGCGATGCGTCGCGTCGCTTAAACGAAATCAAAGTCCAAAAGCCTAGGTGTGTTCCTAATAAGAGTAAGCAAAAGCTTGGAATAAGAGACAAGTATCCGAAACAGTCTGCCATTATAAGAATGCTTCTCAACGTATGATCCACTAAAACGTTCTGCAATAAGCTAAGCTTCGGGTTCGACCGGGTTGATATTGCTCAAAATAAAACGAACACATCCATTGGTTTTGACGAGACGAGAGTTTAATGTTTTTGACAAAATTGTTACGTATCAACCTTTAATCACTGGATATCATCAATGATAATGATATTAAGTGATCAAAGGTTTTACAGGCAGCTGGAGCACTCAATGCCATTCCCTGAATCGAACGCCGATTATGGTTAATTTCATCTCTTTCCAGCGAAACATTTTACATTTACCAAGGACAAATTCAGGGCAAGAGGGGAGCTTCTAGGTCTTAGGATACACTGATTTTAAgcaaattataatgaaaatatgcATGGTCTAGGTTGTTTGTGATATATTTTAGAGACAGCTAACCTATAATCTTAGAAGCTATTTGCCAGGCACTTTATGTACCGAGTTTCTGATCTTACTTAGATACTTAGAGTTTATGTGTGTTATACTCAttcatatatatacttttatatacttttgGCCTGTTCAGGATCTAATCCAAACGAAGCCCTGAATGGTTATTACTATTTGCAATCGAGCACATTACTCAGAACTTATTTTGGGATGAAAAAGGACGCTGCGATGCAAAATGATGTTTAtgtatatcttatactattaacgacggctccaacgattttcatgaaatttagtatgcaggggattacGGGGGCGATAAATAGATCTatctaggattcatttttagaaaatgtctttttatccctgtttttaggcaatgaaaaaatggctaaaatatcgttaaaatGCGAAGGTacatttcgcaattgtcaatatttATGGTATCATATGTCAATATCTATAGTTTTCATAGCTcgggtgggaaatcggccggtcgggatcaaccgagcaGACCACGTCCCATGTATccaatcgattattttttccttttttttctaactgcacccacgattttttatttaaataaacagttcatattttttattattatgtcggtaaaagcaTATTAATGTATAagtaagtacctgggtgaccgagcttagctcggtatttttagtaaatagtgttttttggaaattatatttaaatacgagttacatatttataaaatatcaataatttttttttatcgacaataataaaaaatataaactaatttaaaaattaaaaataaaaaaataataaagaaaaaatatgaattaataataaaaaataagaactagctatttaaataaaaaataacgagtgcaattagaaaaaaaaagaaaaaataataatcgatcgggaaatttgaggatttgaaccgtagTCTTTTCGGCCGTTCTCGATCGACCGATTGCCCACCGAgctataaaactttattaacaatTACGAAATTCACCTTTAATaagtattctaacgatattggagccattttttcattatctaaaaactgggataaaacaaaattttctaaaaatgaatcctagctagatttatctatccccccccccccccgaaattccctgcatactaaattttatgaaaatcgttggagccgtttctgagattcagatcctatatatatacaagatatcGTTTACAACAGTAATAAGTATAAGATATAATCTAACGTTGTGGTAGACTAGTCTTAAGGCATAGCTGGTTTCACAATGTGCTCCATGCACATACCTAGGAGAGAATGAGGAATAAAGAGAGTATCATCTATTTGGCAATTGAGTGGCTAGGCTTGGCTCCTAAGttataaacttttgtatttcGGGACAAAAATTCCGGAACACAAATTCCCTTAATTATCAAACCTAAGCTCtgttaataagtaataaatatattcagtAAATACTGTAGATATTTCTAACAACCTTTCAGAAACTTCGACCTCCAGCTGCTACCGAATAGAAGACTCGTGTCACCTCATTTCAAAGTATGGTCAGAAGATGGACCGGATGATCCACTATCTAGTGTGGATTCCTCTTGTCATTTCTTGCATACTGGCCCTGGCGCAGTCGCCGCTTTCTCCGCTTGTAGAGACCACACACTAGTAAGATGATAGTAATAGTTGTTtgttctgtatatttttttgcgCGTTGCGGTAATTATACTGATATTTTTACCTATAGCGGGTCTGATTGCAATAAAAccattttttgttacattattttgatataattattgattaaagTATTGTATtagtatttacattaatataattacatgtATTTTTAGTTTATCGACATAAATGTTCTTTAAGTCGCTAAACTTATAAAATGTAACTAGTACTAGGCCATCTCTCAATGTCGTAACGTAAtgaataatcatatttattttcaatattagtcCTCTACAAAGGTGAAATAATTATGCactcttaaaatttaataaattcgcAAATAacttcatttaattttacattaactTTGAAGTAAGTCTTTTAAAGGTAGTATTAATCATTaatgaattgaaaattttattttcagcaTGGTTTGATAATGACTGAAAACTCAACTTACGAAGTTCGCCCGCTTACTTCACGAGTGGGACGCGCTAAGTCGACAGGCAGGCAAGAACGGACGCCGCATGTCATTCGTCGAGCTCCTCCGCCCCCCTCCACCATGGACGACGACCGGCCGCTGCGGCACACTGCCCGCAGACCGCGCATTCTTCCAAAGAAACCTCCCCCTTCCTCCTACACCATCGAGATAGCCCTGTTCCTAGATCAGGCTGCTTACAAACTCTTCTATCCTCACCTCAACTACAATGAAGCTGACTTGCGGGATATGTTGCTCGCTTATATCAATGGcgttagtttttttaatattctacaaTATGTATTTCTAAGTGATCAATTCAAGAATTAAGACAGAGATAGAAATTATGGAAATAGATTAGATAACTTTTGTAAATCAAAAAATGACGAAGCAGGAGAACTGAGATCACAATGTAAATtagtaaaaagatatttatcaaaatgttGTTTGTGCATGGCGGATGTGTGCAGGTGCAAGCGCTGTACCACCACACGTCTCTGGGCACGCACGTGCAGCTGTCGCTGGTGCGGCTCACGCTGCTGCGCGCGCAGCCCGCCAAGCTGTCCACGCACGCCGAGCGCGGTCGCCTACTCGACTCTTTTTGTGACTACCAGCGTTCCCTCAACGTTGACGATGACGATGATCCCGACCACTGGGATATGGCTCTATTGCTCTCAGGGTTTGTTGAATTTCGATATAAATTTTTGACTTaccgagatttttattttaaaacctatTATTTCAGAGTCGTTGCAGGCACCATGGTAACTAAGTCTCTTGATAATTGAAGCTCTAAAAGTATCTTCAGGAAATCAATTATCAAGTACGACGTAGTCTCCACATAAATGATACTTTAACTGAGCTATAATAGTATAAGAACTTTATTTACAAAAGTACTACAAGGACAAACGGTGTAATGCACTAATTAACGTAACCATTAAATTTGTTTTCCCACATTTGACAGATGATATATGTCGAAAATCTAAATAATACAGTGAATATTAAGTTTTGTGGCTATATTTGTTTCGTATCGTGTGCAGACTGGACTTCTACTCGGAGGAGGGTGGGCATCGTAACGGTGTGACGATGGGTCTGGCGCCGGTCGGAGGCGTTTGCCTGCCCGCGCATGCGTGCGTTGTAGCGGAGTTCGGAACAGCGGACACGTTCGGCCGCCCTTATCCTTCAGCTGGCTTCACGTCCGTCTATATTCTTGCGCACGAGATCGGACACAAGTGGGTTACCATTCActacataatttaaatgtctCGGTGATATTTTGACATTATCTGATTAGACAATCATCGAAATATCAATTTGGGTAACAATCCATCCATCAAGATAacatgattcagcctgtaacgttccactgctgggcataggcctctttctccgtttAGTAAAATTGTGAATCGTTCTCAATTGGTAATCAAAATCGTGCTTTAGTAGGCTATtctgaaactattttttttttacaacagaTGTAATCTTAGTAtatccatttaaattttgaCCGTTTGCGATACgaagatattaaatttaaaaaaaaattaaattcaatatttataatacgacTGCATAATTGTAAGCAGACATAGCGGCATCACATCTATTCTTCTCACATCTTGatgacataatttattttacattcaaCGGAAGTAGTACAAGATTGAAAATCCTTTTGTCACTTAGATACACATAATTATGAGTACCTATCTACAACAATAGTGCCGATTTACATTTAACTTGATGttctaataacataaaaattggTATTGGCTAGTAGATACATATCAATCTATTTGGTAAATTGGATTCTAAGATTAAACAAGGTAAATATAGAACGAAATGCTTAACCGATAGGAATAAATGATGTATCGTATATTTATCAAGAAAGTGGAAATGACGTGAATTTTTACAGCTTAGGCATGCACCACGACGGAACAGGAAACTCCTGCGCTCGCGACGGCTACATCATGTCGCCTTCTCGTGGAACTAACGGCGAAGCGACGTGGTCGCAATGCAGTGCACGAGTCATCGCTGACCTGCAGtgagtattatattttatcatcaatacatatataatctattatatatataagagattaaaacctatatattgactcatcacgatatctctGGAACCATAAGgcgtagagacttgaaatttagtagGAACATTCCTTTCGCGTAGAGGtcagctaagaacggattttaaatAATTCCACCCAGAAGAGGaggttgcgggggcgttaacgaTAGAAAATTCCCGATTTCAAACTATAGctcctatcgactccaaattttctatatgtgatgtagaaatgatcaatgagtggattttatgataattcatccccaataaggattgGGGGGGGGTttgacaatgaaaattttaaatatatgtacctaattccgaaactactgaaacaattattatcaaattttaaaaaaagaaaaggaaaaaaaacgacttgaaattatatcaacaagtaatacaatgtaaatagtcgaaaaaattgtcatttaaattggcattattagagattactcaaaacgtACTCGAAATATTTCGATCAAATGGGACACAACGAGCAacagctttcgactaaaaaagaatcatcaaaatcgttacactcAGTACCTAAAATGTTATGAGGTAAACTTGtagtagatattttaatattttagaataaaaatattgtttgacttctcaaaaattttaatgaagtgACAGATAATAACTACAGAACACATTAGGATCAAGATAGCCAGTACATATTACAACAAaactacattaaaaacataCTCGTAAGTTGAGTTGAAAATCTCCTtctttttaaaagcttttattaaaCTTGCAATGTtagtatgtatgtacgtacctACATATGTTTTTAGGGTagaatcttgcaactcaattttgaagcatatatCTTTAACCGATTATGCTGTGATTTTGTATACACGTTCAGTTTGGATGACAATGCATATTTAGTATGTAAGGTTATGTAAATCTATCATGGCATTCAAACATAAGATGGCggaatagtaatttttaatgcATTCCTACAATATGGgaatcaaatgaaagggcttgctGAGTATAGCTGGAAACATGAAGTGACGTCACTCTAAATTCAAAATGGCgaactttttttgtatataacgaggtcggcaaacaagcgggCGCgcctcacctgatgataagcatTTACCGTATGTTATAAatgtctgtaacaccagaagcatcgcaaacgcgttgccgactctatccccaattcctccaATGAGTTCTGGTCATTTTGCGCActcaaaggaacacaacactgttttaaagcattattatttagctgtgagcACGTGAATGTGGTCGAggacctcagtcgggctgctttatatcttgagcaggaaattttgtGCTGTGCCCCGCCTcagttaaacttttaaaaattgcagattaattgtttttattgcaCTGATACAATATTGGTACCAGATGAAAGGACTTGCTGAGAGCATCTAGAAAAAAATTGACGTTACTCTGAATCCAAATAAGGCGGATTTGTTGAAGTTTTACATACTTTCAAATAGGAGAATAGCTTTTATCTAACAAAAGATAGGATATACAGAACGAGGAGGTACATGCTTATCCGGTTCAGTTCAACAAAATTCATGATAAACATCtacagaatttttaaaaatatagaatacaataaattattgttaataatagaAGCTCAACATTTATAGCAATTTTACAATTGCTATCGTAAAAGTAAGCTTTATACAGTATTGGTGCCCAAAATAAAGTTATTCTTGATGTTACAAACTTTTTATCGATTAGTTTTAGGAATCTTCAAAAAACATATTCCTATCCGTTTTGTCTTATATCTCGGTCTCGCTGCGACAGTGGCAA
Encoded here:
- the LOC123660977 gene encoding A disintegrin and metalloproteinase with thrombospondin motifs adt-2-like, with amino-acid sequence MQVFDKKEALMASNTDNDKSDIYIDSDILPFHGWWSSGLKSEENSEQSSKDVQVVYLPALVPREAQSEGYSAKDDIPLPYSFDAFGRNFDLQLLPNRRLVSPHFKVWSEDGPDDPLSSVDSSCHFLHTGPGAVAAFSACRDHTLHGLIMTENSTYEVRPLTSRVGRAKSTGRQERTPHVIRRAPPPPSTMDDDRPLRHTARRPRILPKKPPPSSYTIEIALFLDQAAYKLFYPHLNYNEADLRDMLLAYINGVQALYHHTSLGTHVQLSLVRLTLLRAQPAKLSTHAERGRLLDSFCDYQRSLNVDDDDDPDHWDMALLLSGLDFYSEEGGHRNGVTMGLAPVGGVCLPAHACVVAEFGTADTFGRPYPSAGFTSVYILAHEIGHNLGMHHDGTGNSCARDGYIMSPSRGTNGEATWSQCSARVIADLQWATCLFDGEDDLDVPQQLQHEKFGDAPGVIWGAKKQCEVLLRDKDAAAADVPGGEGGDAARCAQLACRTPHRAGFYYAGPALPGTACGQGRWCQGGECVPADTQVSLTASTTAPGAAWSAWRAGVCRSGCTLRGRGASERRRTCAEGAVCEGSSYDVGLCDDSKVCGKKTRVSASELAARRCSEYAARLPVLDPRGGGLQAPHDPTRMWMGCAIFCRRASGGGFYAPRVELNDAGLDPYFPDGTWCHHDGSHHYYCLQHHCLPENFKMTTQFHIWELPSEDISGPFNARARAAPEDAAAALRAYLSLDAAGSPLARAAIPPHIPEELEEDWEVLDYVEIPSRNKTDHLSN